CCCGATGCTCGAAATCTATCCATTCATTCTCGAAACCATCACCCTGATTCAGCCGCTGTCAGAGCGCATTTGCCGCGAGGATCCAGACCTGGGGCGGCAGCTGAAGCGCGCTCAATCCTCTATCGCGCTCAACGTGGCAGAGGGTTCCTACAGCCGTGGGCGCAATCAAGCGGCGCGCTTTCACAGCGCGATGGGCTCTGCGCGCGAAGCGCTCGCCTGTCTCGAGGTTGCGGCTGCGCTGGGCCACGTTCGCCCCGTGAATGGCCCGCTGCGCAAGCGCTTCAATCGCATCATCGGGACGCTTCACCGGCTAGCCATCAAGTGAACGGAGGGGTGCGCCGACGTGTTGTCGGCTCACCCTCGACTTTCACATCGTTCACCATGGCGATCGATTGGGCTCGCGCCACGCTGAAACGAAGGAAGGAGGCGCCGTGAGCTGCCCCCAAACGAACAGCCGTATGCGCATCCCAAAAAATCTTGGCGTCCTTGGCGTCCTTGGCGGTTCAATCCCGAGCACGCAGCGTCTGCAGTTGATCCAACGAAGCAGCAAGGCGTCTGTGAGCCCGACCTCCCCCCAAAAAATGGAAACTTGGCGGTGAACAGACGAATCGCGCAGTGCCGTCTAGTCGCTCAGGCTGCCCCGGAACAACGCTGTCAGGCTGCCTCGG
The Polyangiaceae bacterium genome window above contains:
- a CDS encoding four helix bundle protein, which translates into the protein MLEIYPFILETITLIQPLSERICREDPDLGRQLKRAQSSIALNVAEGSYSRGRNQAARFHSAMGSAREALACLEVAAALGHVRPVNGPLRKRFNRIIGTLHRLAIK